Proteins co-encoded in one Caldalkalibacillus uzonensis genomic window:
- a CDS encoding Uxx-star family glutaredoxin-like (seleno)protein, with amino-acid sequence MLELYGAKGCPYTGELRESLLWDGKEFVEYDVEEDEEAFKRLIALTGGRTVPVLVEGQRVIQIGVSGRGCIAAPSSSMPNASS; translated from the coding sequence ATGCTCGAACTTTATGGTGCAAAAGGGTGCCCTTACACGGGGGAACTGCGGGAATCTTTGCTCTGGGACGGGAAGGAGTTTGTGGAATATGATGTGGAAGAAGACGAGGAAGCGTTCAAACGGCTCATTGCTTTGACGGGAGGGCGTACCGTCCCTGTTCTGGTGGAAGGCCAGAGGGTCATTCAAATCGGAGTTTCAGGCCGTGGCTGCATTGCCGCACCCTCCTCTTCCATGCCAAATGCATCGTCATAA